GGGGTCCCTTCGCCCGCGTACACGAAGACATCCGCGCCATCGCCACGGTGTTCGTCGTCGCTGTGTGCCTTCTCGGCACCCTTGCCGTCGCCGACCGCGCACGTGTCACGTTCCGGGATGCGCTACGCAGGCGAATCGAACAGAGCAGCCAGCACCCGACGATGTCCGCCTGATCACGCCAGCTCGTAGCGCACGGCCAGCGCGAACAGGCAGTCGCCGGGCGGCGTGCCCATTTGCCCCGCGTTCTAAGGTGCTGCGCAGCCGGGCGCGGCCACCGGTTCCGGCGGCGGAGCGCCCAGAGCCGGCATGCCCAGCAGCACCCGCCCCTGGCCGTCGTCAGCCTGCGAGGCACGCGTGGCTCGCTCATAGGCGTCACCAGCCCGGGTGGGGCGAACCTCGTACCGCCCTCCGGCGAGTGCCGAGTCAGCGACCAGGTGGTGCGGCGCAGCACGCGTGACCTCGACGGTCACGATGTCGCCCGGCCGGGGCAACGGCGTGTTGGCGGGCACGGCGAAGTGCACGAGACGGTTGTCCCGCGCCCGGCCTGAGAGCCGCTGGTACTTCTCATCCTTGCGGCCTTCGCCGTCGGCCACCAGGACCTCGACCTCTGCTCCGACCAGCCCGCCGGCCTCGCTCCACGCGACCTCGTCGACCAGAGCGGCCAACCGCTGATACCGCTCTTTGACGACGTCTGGCGGCACCTGCTCCTCCATCTCGGCGGCAGGAGTCCCCGGCCGCTTGGAGTACTGGAACGTGAAAGCCGAGGCGAACCGGGCCTCGCGCACCACGTGCAGCGTCTGTTCGAAGTCCGCGTCCGTCTCACCTGGGAAACCAACGATGATGTCGGTAGTGATGGCCGCGTGTGGCATCGCTTCCCGGACCCGGCCCACAATGTCCAGGTAACGCTGCTGCCGATACGACCTGCGCATTGCCCGCAGGATCCGGTCTGAGCCGGACTGCAGTGGCATGTGCAGTTGCGGCATCACCGTGGGTGTCTCCGCCATGGCGGCGATGACGTCGTCGGTGAAGTCACGCGGATGCGGGCTGGTGAACCGCACCCGTTCCAGGCCGTCGACGGCGCCCACGGCTCTGAGCAGCTTGCCGAACGCGTAACGGTCGCCGAACTCGACACCGTACGCGTTGACGTTCTGCCCTAACAGCGTGACCTCGATGACGCCGTCGGACACGAGCGCCTCGACCTCGGCGAGAACGTCGCCCGGGCGGCGGTCCTTCTCGCGTCCGCGCAACGCGGGCACGATGCAGAAGGTACAGGTGTTGTTGCACCCTACGCTGACGGCTACCCAGGCAGAGTACGGACTCTCCCGTCGCGAAGGTAGCGAGGACGGAAAGACCTCCAGCGCCTCGACGATCTCGACCTGCGCCTCCTGCTCTATCCGCGCACGCTCCAGCAGCGCCGGTAGTGAACCGACGTTGTGGGTCCCGAAGACGACATCGACCCACGGCGCGCGTCGGACGATCTCGTCCCGGTCTTTCTGCGCCAGACAACCGCCCACGGCGATCTGCATACCCTCCCGGCCGGCCTTCACCGAGGCCAGGTGGCCGAGGTTGCCGTAGAGCTTGTTGTCCGCGTTCTCCCGGACGGCACAGGTGTTGAGCACGACGACGTCCGCCCGCCGGACGTCGTCGGCCTTGGTCAAACCGGCATCGTCAAGCAACCCGGCCAGCCGCTCGGAGTCGTGGACGTTCATCTGGCACCCGAAGGTGCGGACATGGTAAGTACGCTCGCTCATCTCAGTACCAAGGCTACGCTGTCATCGCGGCCTGCCGCCGCCGAGCATGGGGTCCGGTCCACCACTGCCAGAAGAAGATCGCCAGCCCGCCGGCCAGACCGATGGCATCAGCGGCGATCGAACCGTGCAGCAGCAATAGCCCGGAAGCCGCCAAGCACACCCGCAAAGCAGGGTTGATCTTGCGATCGACGTACCCTACGACGGCCACCCCGAGGCACAGGATCCCGAACAGTGCGCTGAGGAAGGCGAGTATCCCGGTGACCCAGGTCGCGTCCTGCAGCAACAACTCCGGCGACAGCAGGAACATGTAGGGCACCACAAAACCACCGAGTGCGATACGCGCCGATTGCACACCCGTGCGCATCGGATTGCTACGAGCAATACCCGATGCAGCATATGAAGCGAGACAGACAGGCGGCGTGATGTCGGCCAACACACCGAAGTAGTAGACGAACATGTGAGCGATGAGGATCTGTTCGGGACCGAACCCTCCCGCGATCATGATGGCCGGTGCGGCCAGGGTGGCGGTGATCACGTAGTTCGCCGTGGTCGGCACCCCGATCCCCAGGATGAGACAGGCGACCATCGCCAGTACCGCCGTCGGCAGCAGGTAGCCTCCGGCGAGGTTCACCAGCTCACGGCCCAGCTGCAGCCCAACGCCCGTCAACGTGATGACGCCGGCGATGAGCCCCGCGGCGGCACACGCCACGATGATCGGCAGCGCCAGCCGGGCGGCGTCGACCAGTCCGTCCAGGAACGTCAACGGCGAGAGCTTGTCCTCCATCGCCCGCCATCGCCGGAAGGCCAACATGATGAGCTGCGCGAGCACGTTGATCCCGATCGCGACGACGATCGCCGTCGTGGCCGCCCGCATCGGCGTCTGCCCCTGAAGCAGGACAACGAAGATCACGATGATCGGGATCAGCAAGTATCCCTTACGAAGGATCAGCTTTCGCACGTTAGGCAGCTGGTCACGCGGGAGGCCGCCGATCCCCAGACGCTTCGAGTCGTAGTGAATGATCACGTACTGCGCGACGAAGAAGAGGATGGCCGGGATGATCGCGGCCTTCATGATCTCCGAGTACGGCTGCCCGGTGATGTCGATCATGATGAACGCCGCCGCGCCCATGATCGGAGGCGCGAGCTGGCCACCGGTGGACGACGCCGCCTCGACCGCGCCGGCATACTCGCCCTTGTATCCCGACTTCTTCATCATCGGAATAGTGAAAGCGCCGTTGCCCACCGTGTTGGCGACCGAGCTCCCGGTGATGGTCCCGGAGAATGCGCTGGTCATAACCCCGACTTTGGCTGTCCCACCGGTCATCCATCCGGTGGCGCCGAAAGCCGCCTCGGTGAAGAACTTCTCCATGCCGGTGCGCTGCAGCATCGCGGCAAAAATCATGAACAGATAAATGAATGTGGACGATACCGCGATCGGTGTCCCGAAGACCCCTTCGGTGCCGAGGAACTGCGTGGAGACAATCCGGTCGATCGAGTAGCCGCCGTGCTGCAGGAAACCCGGCATCTGCTCACCCAGATAGGCATAAGCCAGCATGACCACCGCCACCGCCACCAGCGGTGTACCGATGACGCGCTGGGCGGCCACCAGGATCAGCATGATGCCGATCGTGCCAACGGCGAGATGGACGTCATCATGTCGGCCCGCCTGGCTGAGAATCTCCCTGGAGTTGAAGAACAGATACAGCCCGCTGAAGAACCCGAGGAGCGAAAGCACGACGTCAGCCACGGGCATACCGGCCAGCGCCCACGGGGCGTGTCTGGCGGCCTGGACAAGCAGTACTATGCCGACCGCCGGCAACGCCGCGTGCAGGCCCGCGTCGCCTATGGCAACGAGGTACAGCAGACCTGCCAGGATCATTCCGGTGATAATCCAGCTGCGGCGGATCTCTCGCTTCTGAAACTCCATCTTGGCCGGGTACAGCAGAAACGTCAGTCCCAGACCGAACGCCAGATGGAATGTCCGCTGCTGGTGGCTCGGTAGCTGCCCGAAGATGGCCGTATACAGATGGAAGACACTCAGCGACAGCGCCAGGATGAAGAACGCCCACCGCCACCACACCTGCATATGCGCACGCGTCTTGACCGTCGCCTCGGTGAAGCCGGCTTCCTCGAGCTGAGCTACATCCTTCTCGATCTCCTTGATGATCTCGTCGGGCAGCTCAGCGGGAACCTGCGCCGAAGCTCGGCTCACGTATCCCTCATGGGGAACCGGCCCGGGCTGTCTGTCGTCAGCCATCGCCTCCGCCTTGTCTATCGTTCGTGAACAGCGAGTTCGACATACTCGCCCGCGCGGGCGACATCCAGCAACCGCACCCGGTCACCGTCGGAGAAAACCAGCACGTGATCAACCGCCTCGCTGCCGACCCGGACCGGGACCGTGCCGATCGGGAAACCGTGATGCAGGACACGATACGCGCCGTCTTCGTGAAGGAACGTCGTCGTCCGATCACCGCTCTCTTCCGCGCCCGCGGGAAGGTTGGGACCGAACTCGTCGAACCAAAGCTCGTCGAGCAGGATCTGTGGGGCCTCATCGATCGAGAACGACTCGACCACCAGCCTCTTGGTCACTGAATGAGTGTGTTCCAAGTCGAACCCCTCACCAGGCGCGACGGGCCGACTGAAGGCCACCGTTTCCGCACCGTGGTCGTAGATCTCAAGCCGGAGCTCGCCGGAACCGGCCAGCCGCATCCACCCGGCGCCCGCCAGCGACAGCAGAAGGGCGACCAGCAACGTGCCCACGACATATCTGGCCCGACGCTGCCGCGAAGGTGGTGCGGCTTCGGATTCCAGCCGCACCACCCGGTTCGAAGCAGTCCTGCTCACCTCGAGGCTCGCCTTTCTGATCAGCGCCCGCCAACGGTCACCACGCGCCAGTTCGAGCGGGTTCACCCGCCGACGGGTTCATCGCCCCTCGTGAGACCTCAGTCCAACGCGCCGACCTCTTCGTAGTACCGCTCGGCGCCCGGATGCAGCGGAATGTCACCACGGCCGTCCAGCGCGGTCTCGATGTCGATCTCTTCCGCCGTGGCGTGCGCGGCGATAATCGCCTCGGTCTCCTGGTACATCACCCTGGTGAGCTCGTAGGCGGTGTCGTCGTCGAGATCCGACCGGGCATAGAGCGTCGCCCAGTTGGTCACCAGTGTGGCCGGCTCGTCAATGTTGGTGTAGGTGCCGGGCTCGTACGGGACCTCGGTCAATGATGGATCATCGGTCAGCGTCTGCTCCAGCAGCTCACCTTCGAGCGAGACCAGAGTCAGGTCGATGGCCGTCGCGACCTCCTCGAGGCTACCGGCCGGCAGCGCCAGGATGCCGAACGTCGCGTCGATGGAACCGTCTCGGAGCCGGTCGGCGGCGTCACCGAAGGTGTCCTGGAACTCCTCGACCTGAATGCCGGCCCGCTCCATGAGGTCACGAGCGAACGCTTCTGTCCCGCTGCCAGGCGGGCCGATCGCCACGCGCATGCCGTCCAGGTCCTCAACCGTCTCGATACCGGCATCGGCACGCGCGACGATCTGGTTGACCTCCCGGTAGACGTTGCCGATGAAGGTGATGTCGTGATCTTCGCCGTCGAACGGATCAGCGCCGGCATGGGCGAGCGCGGCCCGTCCGTTCACCGCCATGATCAGGTCGACCTCTTCGTCGTGCAGGAGCGCGAGGTTCTCGTCCGATGCACCACTGGATTGGGTACTCACCCGCACGTCTTCGACGTTGTCGTTCCACACGCCGGCGATAGCACCACCAAGCGGGAAGTACGTGCCGCCGGTGGAACCCGTAGCGATGGTGAGGGACTCCGTACCGTCCCCACACGCCGCCAGGAATAACGCGGGAGCCGCCAGCAACGCGGCAATCCGTCCCGCTTTAGTGCGCTCCGCCCTTGTCATGTTCATTGTCCTCCTCGAGATCAGAAAACCCATAGCCGCATCGCGAGGCGTTGACCAGAGGCCGCGGCCGCGATCCGGCGGTGCTACGGGGTGTTGTCCTCGTTCGTGGTAGATCGGAGTTTCATGGTCGACTCCACGGATCACTAGGACAAACAGGTGACTTTGCGTTGACGTTAAGGCCGCCTGGAAGCCACGGGCAAGGAGATCAGCACTCCGGCGTGTCTGGGACGCGGAACCGAGTCGGATTCGTGTCACGTTCGTGACACATCGCGCCTGGCCGCCCGCTCGCGGCGAACGACTCGTGGTCCCTGCGGGGGAACTAGCGAGCGAACTCCGTGGAGCGAGATTCCCGAACCACCGTGATCCGGATCTGACCCGGGTAGGTGAGTTCCTCCTCGACCTGTTTGGCGATATCCCGCGCCAGCACCTGCGCCTGGAGGTCGTCCACGACGTCGGGCAGCACCATGACCCGGACTTCTCGCCCGGCCTGCATGGCGAAGACCTTCTCGACGCCCTCCTGCGACATCGCGATCTCTTCCAGCCGCTCGAGCCGCTTCACATAGGCCTCGAGGGACTCCCGCCGGGCTCCCGGACGACTGCCGGAGATCGCATCGGCCGCCTGCGTCAGAACGGCCTCCACGGTGCGGACCTCGACCTCGTTGTGGTGCGCCTCGATGGCGTGCACGACGTCTTCGCTCTCGCCGTAGCGACGCGCGATCTCGGCCCCGATCAGAGCGTGGCTGCCGTCAACCTCATGAGTGAGTGCCTTGCCGATGTCGTGCAGGAGCGCACAACGCTTGGCCAGCGCGACGTCGAGACCGAGCTCCGCGGCCATCACCCCGGCCAGATGCGCGGACTCCAGCAGATGCTGAAGCACGTTCTGACCGTACGACGTGCGATACCGCAACCGGCCGAGCAACACGACCAGATCGGGGTGCACGTCGGCAACACCGACCTCGACCAAGGCGTCTTCGCCGGCGCGCACACAAAGGTTCTCGACCTCGGCCTTACTGCGGTGGTACTGCTCCTCGATTCGGTGCGGGTGAATCCGGCCGTCGAGGACGAGCTGTTCCAGTGTCAACCGCGCGATCTCACGGCGCACCGGATCGAAGCACGAGAGAAGCACCGCCTCCGGGGTGTCGTCGATGATGACGTTCACGCCGGTGATTTGCTCGAAAGCCCTGATGTTGCGGCCTTCGCGGCCGATGATGCGCCCTTTCATCTCATCGCCGGGCAGATTCAGCACCGACACCACGGCTTCGGCCGTTTGCTCCGACGCAAGGCGCTGAATGGCCAGTGTGATGATTTCCCGCGCGCGCTTCTTGGCGTCCTCGTTCGCCTCGCGTTCGATTTCCCGCGCTCTGATGGCCGCTTCTCGCTTGGCCTGGTTCTCTATCACTTCGACGAGTTCGTTCTTCGCCTCGTCGGCGCTCAGGCCGGCGACTCGTGCCAACTCGGCCTGCCGAGCATTCTCGAGTTCTTCGAGTTCGACGAATTTGGCCGCGATAGCCGCCTCTTGGCGAGATAGCTCGTACTCGCGGCCCTCCAGGGCACGGTTCTCAATATGAAGCCGAGCTTCGCGTTGGCCGAGCCGCGCCTCTCGCTGTTCTAGATCGAGCCGTTTTTCCCGAATCTGCGCATTCGTTTCGTCTGCGTGCTGCTCGAATTGTTCTGCCTCGGCACGCGCACGCTGAAGAATCTCGGTGGCTTCATTCTGTGCCGCCTCGGTGATACCGGCGGCTTGAGCCTGCGCTGCTTCTTGTTCGGCAGAAATAGCTGCCTGCTGCTCGTCAGCGGAACGCTGACTGGCGCGACGAACAAGGAAGAAGGCAACAACTGTAGCGGCGACAACCGCGACAATGCCGACGATGAGGATCGCAGTACCAGTCTCCATCGTCGGCTCCTCACATCAGCGCCCTCGCGGGCGAAGCTTCGGCGGAAACCGTCCGCAACCGCGATGGTCGTCATGCACAAGAGCCTCGTGCCCTGCCCACCATACTGAGCTAGCCATATATGGCCAACCACATCCCACAGCCCACGCATCGTATGCGCGCCGTCGAATACTAACCCCTTCGCGCCGCCTGGTGAGACGGAGGTCCGGCGTTTAGGTGCCCCGATGTCGTGCTGCTATGTCGATCCGCGGTGCGGAGTACTTTCCACCTTTAGCATCGAGGCTACGTAAGGGCGAACACAAGGTCAAGGCAGGGTAACCTTACTGCGCCCTGCAGGCGACATGGCCGCGGGCGTCCTCATACGTTCCAGCGGAACAAGACCGGCCTGCGCGGGAACATCCTCGCACAGTAATGAACGTCGCGAAAGATCATTCTTCAAGTGGTTCCGGCGGCATGCTGGACTCGTCCACGCCCTCGGATTCGAGCATTTCGCGCACCACGCGATAGGCCAGACCCGCCGGGTAACCCTTCCGCCCCAACATGCTGATCAACCTCCTACTGCGAGCCGCGGGATCGAGCCTCCGGGTGCCGGCCAATCGTTTGACGACAAGATCTCTGGCCATTTGCTCTTCCTGCTCGGCAGGCACTGCCTCGACGGCTTGCTCCACCACCCCCGGCGATACCCCCCGCTGACGCAGCTCGTGACTCAAGGCTCGCCTGGCCAGCCCGCGCCCGGTATGGCGGGACTCTACCCATGCGGCGGCAAACGCGGCGTCGTCGACCAGCTTGACCTCGCTGAATCGATCCAACACCCGGTCTCGCACATCTTCGGGCACGCCCTTTTTCTTCATCGCCTGATCAAGCTGGGCACGTGTCTGCGGCGCTGCTGCCAAGCGGCGCAGCGCGACAGACCGAGCCACGCTCTCCGGGTCAGCGAGCTCAGACCCTTCGTCCAACTGGCTTTCCGGGTTCTCAGCAGTGTCTGAGAACCCGTGTTCGCCGTTACTCATCGAACGCTGCCACCACAAAGATTTCAGAAATCAACCGGCGCTTCTTCTACCGCCGTGTCAATCTTTGGGCCTACGCCGAGCTTCTCCTTGATCTTCTTCTCGATCTCGTCGGCGAGGTCCGGATTCTCTTTCAGGAAATTACGAGCATTCTCTTTACCTTGTCCCAGTTGGTCACCTTCGTAGGTGTACCAAGCACCGGATTTCCGGACGATACTCTGCTCAACCCC
This genomic interval from Phytoactinopolyspora mesophila contains the following:
- a CDS encoding regulatory protein RecX, translating into MSNGEHGFSDTAENPESQLDEGSELADPESVARSVALRRLAAAPQTRAQLDQAMKKKGVPEDVRDRVLDRFSEVKLVDDAAFAAAWVESRHTGRGLARRALSHELRQRGVSPGVVEQAVEAVPAEQEEQMARDLVVKRLAGTRRLDPAARSRRLISMLGRKGYPAGLAYRVVREMLESEGVDESSMPPEPLEE
- a CDS encoding TAXI family TRAP transporter solute-binding subunit, translated to MNMTRAERTKAGRIAALLAAPALFLAACGDGTESLTIATGSTGGTYFPLGGAIAGVWNDNVEDVRVSTQSSGASDENLALLHDEEVDLIMAVNGRAALAHAGADPFDGEDHDITFIGNVYREVNQIVARADAGIETVEDLDGMRVAIGPPGSGTEAFARDLMERAGIQVEEFQDTFGDAADRLRDGSIDATFGILALPAGSLEEVATAIDLTLVSLEGELLEQTLTDDPSLTEVPYEPGTYTNIDEPATLVTNWATLYARSDLDDDTAYELTRVMYQETEAIIAAHATAEEIDIETALDGRGDIPLHPGAERYYEEVGALD
- the rny gene encoding ribonuclease Y codes for the protein METGTAILIVGIVAVVAATVVAFFLVRRASQRSADEQQAAISAEQEAAQAQAAGITEAAQNEATEILQRARAEAEQFEQHADETNAQIREKRLDLEQREARLGQREARLHIENRALEGREYELSRQEAAIAAKFVELEELENARQAELARVAGLSADEAKNELVEVIENQAKREAAIRAREIEREANEDAKKRAREIITLAIQRLASEQTAEAVVSVLNLPGDEMKGRIIGREGRNIRAFEQITGVNVIIDDTPEAVLLSCFDPVRREIARLTLEQLVLDGRIHPHRIEEQYHRSKAEVENLCVRAGEDALVEVGVADVHPDLVVLLGRLRYRTSYGQNVLQHLLESAHLAGVMAAELGLDVALAKRCALLHDIGKALTHEVDGSHALIGAEIARRYGESEDVVHAIEAHHNEVEVRTVEAVLTQAADAISGSRPGARRESLEAYVKRLERLEEIAMSQEGVEKVFAMQAGREVRVMVLPDVVDDLQAQVLARDIAKQVEEELTYPGQIRITVVRESRSTEFAR
- the miaB gene encoding tRNA (N6-isopentenyl adenosine(37)-C2)-methylthiotransferase MiaB; this encodes MSERTYHVRTFGCQMNVHDSERLAGLLDDAGLTKADDVRRADVVVLNTCAVRENADNKLYGNLGHLASVKAGREGMQIAVGGCLAQKDRDEIVRRAPWVDVVFGTHNVGSLPALLERARIEQEAQVEIVEALEVFPSSLPSRRESPYSAWVAVSVGCNNTCTFCIVPALRGREKDRRPGDVLAEVEALVSDGVIEVTLLGQNVNAYGVEFGDRYAFGKLLRAVGAVDGLERVRFTSPHPRDFTDDVIAAMAETPTVMPQLHMPLQSGSDRILRAMRRSYRQQRYLDIVGRVREAMPHAAITTDIIVGFPGETDADFEQTLHVVREARFASAFTFQYSKRPGTPAAEMEEQVPPDVVKERYQRLAALVDEVAWSEAGGLVGAEVEVLVADGEGRKDEKYQRLSGRARDNRLVHFAVPANTPLPRPGDIVTVEVTRAAPHHLVADSALAGGRYEVRPTRAGDAYERATRASQADDGQGRVLLGMPALGAPPPEPVAAPGCAAP
- a CDS encoding TRAP transporter permease; the protein is MADDRQPGPVPHEGYVSRASAQVPAELPDEIIKEIEKDVAQLEEAGFTEATVKTRAHMQVWWRWAFFILALSLSVFHLYTAIFGQLPSHQQRTFHLAFGLGLTFLLYPAKMEFQKREIRRSWIITGMILAGLLYLVAIGDAGLHAALPAVGIVLLVQAARHAPWALAGMPVADVVLSLLGFFSGLYLFFNSREILSQAGRHDDVHLAVGTIGIMLILVAAQRVIGTPLVAVAVVMLAYAYLGEQMPGFLQHGGYSIDRIVSTQFLGTEGVFGTPIAVSSTFIYLFMIFAAMLQRTGMEKFFTEAAFGATGWMTGGTAKVGVMTSAFSGTITGSSVANTVGNGAFTIPMMKKSGYKGEYAGAVEAASSTGGQLAPPIMGAAAFIMIDITGQPYSEIMKAAIIPAILFFVAQYVIIHYDSKRLGIGGLPRDQLPNVRKLILRKGYLLIPIIVIFVVLLQGQTPMRAATTAIVVAIGINVLAQLIMLAFRRWRAMEDKLSPLTFLDGLVDAARLALPIIVACAAAGLIAGVITLTGVGLQLGRELVNLAGGYLLPTAVLAMVACLILGIGVPTTANYVITATLAAPAIMIAGGFGPEQILIAHMFVYYFGVLADITPPVCLASYAASGIARSNPMRTGVQSARIALGGFVVPYMFLLSPELLLQDATWVTGILAFLSALFGILCLGVAVVGYVDRKINPALRVCLAASGLLLLHGSIAADAIGLAGGLAIFFWQWWTGPHARRRQAAMTA
- a CDS encoding DUF1850 domain-containing protein yields the protein MSRTASNRVVRLESEAAPPSRQRRARYVVGTLLVALLLSLAGAGWMRLAGSGELRLEIYDHGAETVAFSRPVAPGEGFDLEHTHSVTKRLVVESFSIDEAPQILLDELWFDEFGPNLPAGAEESGDRTTTFLHEDGAYRVLHHGFPIGTVPVRVGSEAVDHVLVFSDGDRVRLLDVARAGEYVELAVHER